ACGGCCCATACCTCCGCCCATGCCCATTCCTGGTCCTTGGCCGGGAGGGGCATTCATTCCAAAGTGGGCGGCAACTGTCGGTGCAGAGATTTCTTGTAGCGCTCCTGCTTTGAGAAGATTCACTGCGTTCCTTACGGTTTCACCTGCGCAAGAATATACCTTGATTCCAGCCGCAGAGAGCGCTTGGTACGCATTCGGACCCAGATTGCCGGCTATCACGGTCGACACACCAAGGGATGAGACCAATTGGGCCGCTTGGATTCCCGCGCCTTGCGCCGACATTGCCCCAGGGTTTTGAACGGCAGATGCATCGAACGTCTCTGTGTCGACAATGACGAAATACGCACACCTGCCAAATCTGGGGTCAACCAGCGCATCGAGTGTGTTGCCTATTGAGCAAACTGCTACTTTCATTTGAGTTCCGTTCCTTTCAAATAAGTTTTTTCAAGTTACGAGTTCATCTGTGAAGTTGAGCAGAATGCCAGTGCTGGCATCCTGCTCAGTGTACGAATAGTAGCCATAAGTCTTCGTTTCCTCGTTTTCGGCTAGGCATGTCTTTGCGGCTGTCAGTTGCCCTTTGCCCACGGACAACCGACAGTACAAAACTATCTTTTCATGCGCCGCTACTGTCCACAACTATATATTAATAGTATGCGCACTAGCCGAAAAAAAGGATCTTTCCCCGAATCGGGCATGTTGTTTGTTGAATACCCCCAGCTCCTGTTACTTGGTCTGAGCTCTTTCCAGATTCTCAATCTGGGACTTAATGGTAGCGAGTTGCTGTTCGAGTATCTCGGCTTGCTTCCTCAGGAACTCAAGCCGCGTCTGTGGCTCAAAGCCTGGCCAGCCCGTTGGGGCGCCAGCTTGTGCCATTGGCGCCGCTTGAAAGGTAGGCCACCGACCAGTAATGAGGTACTCTGCACAAGGGCCCAGCCCTGTCGCGCTTCGACCGACCCAACCGGGGCTGTAGCCGAATCGCATCCATCCAGGCAAGCCTGTGAGATAATACATGTTCCGATATCTCATCGTTTTTACCCCCTTTTGCCGCCTTGACGGCGAATTAGTAATTTCTTCATTTCTCAAGAGGTTGCAACTTTTGGTCTTTTCAAGCCGATTTTTGCCACCGCCAACTACTACTCAAACGCTGATAGATGTGCTCTTACCTTGGTCATTTTGTCAGCCGTGGTTGTTTTAGGAACACTCCGGTTGCCGGTGTGGCGAATCCGGTATAAAAGTAATACCCTCTAGCTAATCTTGTGCAGAACGATAACCCCAGGCCGGTTCTGTCTCCGCGGCCCCGCGCTGTTCCGCGACCGAAGCTTAAGCCTGCAGGATTAGTGAATCCCGACATTCTATAACCAGCGCGGTACCCAACTCCTCGACAAGTCATAGCTCCTAGTCCGAGGGGGCCGGTCCCGCCACCTTTTGGCATGTCATCCTCCTTTGCGCCGCCAGTCTCCGGTATCACCGCACCTAGGTTGAGTGATAGATGTAACTTACACTTAGATTATACCCTACCGTTCCAGGGGAGTCAACATATTTTTCCTATTTACTTGGAAATTTTTTTCTCTCGCCTAAAGAATCATTCGGCCGAAAGTCTTGGCGAATGTGGGCAACCTGATTGTAGTGTTTTTCAAGGCGGCATGCGAATTAATAGGTGTGCAGGAACGCAGCGCTGAATGCTAGCAGTACTTAGTTTAGGCTCCGTCTAGATTGTGAGGAGGAAGTTCTCGATGTATACAAGTGGAACGAGATGTGATAGAATTATAGCGCTACGGCACCCGCGACATGAGCGCTGCAAAGCGCATGATTGGTGCCGTGGTGTTTTTGAACGAACAAGGAGTTGCTAGTTCATGCCGAGAAGATACTGTCATCGGCACGCGGCAAGAGGCCCGTGCACCTGTGCAATGGGAAATCTCTATAGGTTTGTGGAGCCTGTTGTTCTGTATATGCTGGCGAAGAAGGGGTCAGCTTATGGCTACGAACTCGCGGCTGACCTAGCCGACCACGCTCTTACCGACGCAGAGATTGACCGCGGAGCGCTCTATCGAACCCTTCAGCGACTTGAGGCGATGGGACATGTGACCTCCGACTGGGACACCAGCGGTTCCGGTCCACCACGCCATGTTTACAGAATTACTGAAAGTGGCAGGGTACATCTCCGCGAATGGGCTGTGGTTCTGAGCAACCTGGCTCATTCCATGGATGCCTTCGTACATGATGTAAGATCCCTTGGTGAAGCTGATACGGAATCGGCTGAATCACCGGTTGCAGACGTACATTAGGCCTATTGTATAACGGCGAAAACTTTCTATTTAAACTTTAGAGAAAACCTTTTGCTTCATTGTGAGTCCGGGTGCTGATAAGGTGCCTTCCCGCATTACTGGCGCAAGACGCTTTCTACGCGTTTTGTGCCAGTTTGCTTTGTTTAGCGGTGAGTACTATCCAATTATTTGCTCTTTAAAATAATTGCTTCCCACCGTTGACATTTTGTAGTAATTTGGTTATTATGCCAAATGGCAAAACTTTCGTGGAAGAGATGTGCATTTTAATTGCCAGTATATTTTGCCTTGAAATAGCTAGACAGAATACTGGCGGGCAAGAATCAAATGCTCAGCCCGGTGTATTTTGTAGATAGGGAGGCGTGCAACGATGGAGAATAGCGTTGGTTTTATAGGCGGCGGCAGGATTGTCAGGATATTCCTGGAAGGATTGAGCAGAGCGGGAGAGACACTAGATGGTATTGTTGTGAGTGATACCAATGCCGATGTGCTGAGCAGGCTGGCGAACGCGCATCCGCAGATTAGGGTAGTAACCAACGACAATAAACAAGCAGCCACGTGCGAGATGGTGGTGCTCGCCATACATCCGCCGGTGCTTGGAGGTGTTCTATCGGAGATTGCTCCTAGTTTGCAGCCATCAAGCATTGTACTATCTTTAGCGCCCAAGTTTACCATTCCAAGGCTTGTTAATAGTTTGGGAGGATTCGACAGAATTGCTCGGATGATACCAAATGCGCCTTCGATTATAAATGCTGGGTTCAATCCGATAGCCTTCTCGCCAGCACTGAGTGAGCATGATAAGTCGAGAATTCTCAATCTAGTAAGCCCCCTGGGGGAGTGTCCAGTTGTGCGCGACGAAGACCTTGAGGCATATGCAATAATAACAGCGATGGGTCCGACATATTTCTGGTTCCAATGGGCAGAATTACTGAAAATAGCGGTGAACTGCGGGCTGAGCGAGACCGATGCCAAGACTGGCATTACAAATATGATTATTGGGGCTGTAAAAACGCTGTTCGAGTCAGGGATGACAAAGGACGAAGTATTCGATTTGATACCAGTCAAGCCTTTGGAAGAAGATGAGAGCACGATTACATCAATATACAATAAGAAGCTAATACCCCTATATGAGAAACTGAGAAGCTAAAACCTCGTTTTTATTGCCATGCCTTGGCAAAGGCAGAGAATTTTGATTGACTATGTAAAATTAGTAGGGCAAAGTGCGACAAAGGACAAAAGCATATGAATAGGCGAATATACGAACTAAGAGCAAAGATTATCAAGGCGATGGCTCACCCTAGTAGATTAATGATCATAGATGAGCTCGCAAAAGGAGAAAGATGCGTTTATGAACTGCGAGACCTAGTTGGCTCCGACATATCGACAGTTTCCAAACACCTGGCTGTCATGAAAGACGCAGGCATCGTTATTGACCGAAAAGTGGGGCAGCAGGTGTTCTACAGTTTACGTGTGCCTTGCATTCTGAACTTCTTTGGATGTGTAGAAGCAGTAATGAAAGCAGTAGCTGAAGAGCAGATGGAACTTGTGGGATAGTTCGTTTGCAAAGTGCAAG
This sequence is a window from Armatimonadota bacterium. Protein-coding genes within it:
- a CDS encoding NifB/NifX family molybdenum-iron cluster-binding protein — protein: MKVAVCSIGNTLDALVDPRFGRCAYFVIVDTETFDASAVQNPGAMSAQGAGIQAAQLVSSLGVSTVIAGNLGPNAYQALSAAGIKVYSCAGETVRNAVNLLKAGALQEISAPTVAAHFGMNAPPGQGPGMGMGGGMGRGRGMGRGGRGRGGW
- a CDS encoding DUF5320 family protein; the encoded protein is MPKGGGTGPLGLGAMTCRGVGYRAGYRMSGFTNPAGLSFGRGTARGRGDRTGLGLSFCTRLARGYYFYTGFATPATGVFLKQPRLTK
- a CDS encoding NAD(P)-binding domain-containing protein; this translates as MENSVGFIGGGRIVRIFLEGLSRAGETLDGIVVSDTNADVLSRLANAHPQIRVVTNDNKQAATCEMVVLAIHPPVLGGVLSEIAPSLQPSSIVLSLAPKFTIPRLVNSLGGFDRIARMIPNAPSIINAGFNPIAFSPALSEHDKSRILNLVSPLGECPVVRDEDLEAYAIITAMGPTYFWFQWAELLKIAVNCGLSETDAKTGITNMIIGAVKTLFESGMTKDEVFDLIPVKPLEEDESTITSIYNKKLIPLYEKLRS
- a CDS encoding helix-turn-helix transcriptional regulator: MGNLYRFVEPVVLYMLAKKGSAYGYELAADLADHALTDAEIDRGALYRTLQRLEAMGHVTSDWDTSGSGPPRHVYRITESGRVHLREWAVVLSNLAHSMDAFVHDVRSLGEADTESAESPVADVH
- a CDS encoding DUF5320 domain-containing protein codes for the protein MRYRNMYYLTGLPGWMRFGYSPGWVGRSATGLGPCAEYLITGRWPTFQAAPMAQAGAPTGWPGFEPQTRLEFLRKQAEILEQQLATIKSQIENLERAQTK
- a CDS encoding metalloregulator ArsR/SmtB family transcription factor, with amino-acid sequence MNRRIYELRAKIIKAMAHPSRLMIIDELAKGERCVYELRDLVGSDISTVSKHLAVMKDAGIVIDRKVGQQVFYSLRVPCILNFFGCVEAVMKAVAEEQMELVG